The DNA segment gatgctgaagctgaaactccaatactttggccacctgatccaaagaactaactcatgggaaaagaccctgatgctggaaaagattgaaggtggaggagaaggggatgacagaggatgagatggttggatggcatcatcaacttgatggacatgaatttgagcaagctccgggagttggtgatggacaggaaagcctggcgtgctgcagtccatggggtcacaaagagtcggacacgactgagcaactgaactgaactgaactgaggaggtgaTGGAAGGCATGGCCCACCTGATGGGATTGCTCCTCTGGAAAAActtgaaatattgccatttctaGTAGTGTTGGCAGTATCTAAGAGTCCCATTTTGGGGAGCCATACATTGTAAATACAAGGAGAAATGAAGGGATGTTCCCACTGTTAAACGTAGGTTCAGAGTGTCTTGAAATCCTAACTTAAAGCATCCAGCCTTTGCCTGAAGCTTGACCAGCTTTACTTTCTAGGTGCAAAAGTTTGCTCCCTCAAGAAGAGTAAACCtaggagaaaacaaaagcttGTCTTGTAGGATGCAAATTGCACTTGAAATTATCATCAGAAAACCACTCAGTTGGTTCTCTGATTATGTATGTGACAAAACTAATAatgtttcagaatttaaaaataaacttcagtGTACCATTCACGTTTTTATTATGCTTGTTTTCTACTTGAAATTAAAAAGTTTCAACACCTGAAGCAATCAGAGTTAAGTGAAGTTAATATTCATAAAAGCAGTTTGAAGCCCATTTCTCTCCTGGTTGTTATGCTCCAACAAGGCAGTGGTTCctgataggcttttttttttttctctaggagttGGAAAAACAACGCTGATCCAGAAAGCCACTGAAGTTTTAAAGTCCTCTGGCGTGCCTGTCGATGGGTTTTATACAGAAGAAGTCAGACAGGGAGGAAGAAGAATAGGGTTTGATGTTGTCACGTTGTCTGGCATCCGAGGACCTTTATCCAGAACTGGGTACTGCAGCTTCATTtctgaagtgttttttctttttttttttgaccatatcTCAccgcatgcagggtcttagttccccgactaagAGATCAAACctacgccccctgcagtggaagggcagaatcttaaccactggaccaccaagggagtccctCTGGTGTTTTATTCTCCTGGGGCCCAGGGCTGAGCCAGGTAGTCCCTTCTGTTTTAAAGAATCTTGAGCCTTTATGGCTTTCTTGGCATCAAAGAAAACAGAGGTTGAAGTCATCATATGAAAACCAAAGTTGAAAATACCATATTTCAGTGCAAACTTATTCCACTGAATAGTAAGCTCTTCTCACTTGGTACCTAGTGGCCCTGTTCCTATCACTCTTCTAAGACAGGTGATATACCAGCTCTTGGAGGTAACTGCCAGGCTGTGGGTAGTGGTGTGTGCACCAGTGTTAACCCTGTTCTCAGGAGAGAATGAGGAATCAAATCAGCTTTGCTCACTGCCACTCTCTGTGTAGGTGATTTTTAAAGACGGTTTAGCACATGGAGAAGGCCAGAGGCTCAGTGGAGCAGCTAAAAATCAGAGGCCAGTACAGGGGGGTCTCAACAAGGAATGCACTATCCTTTTCTTTCAGGTCAGAGCCTCTGCCTGGAAAGCGTGAGTGCCGTGTAGGGCAGTACGTGGTGGATCTGACGTCCTTTGAGCAGCTGGCGCTTCCGGTCTTGAGGAATGTGAGTGTGTCTTTCTGCTTCTGAAGCCCTGCTGTTCTTAGTACCTTGTGGGAATCGCTAGCCCCGGAAACAAAGTGGCTTTTGCTCTACAGAGACGTCAGTTTTGTGCTTTACAGCTTAAGAGTCTTCAAGTGATTGAGCTTACATAATTTGCTGTCACTCTGAACTACAAGTAAATTCCTTGTCACAGAAATTCAGTACGTGTAAAAGACTTTATCCTGGGTGGGCTTTGATGCCAATCTTCCACAGACCCCAAAGATAAGTCTTTCCTCTGATCTTCCCCTTGTTTATATTTTAACCCTGTCTTCACCCACAACAAATAAATGTTTAGGAAGGTAAAATGTCATTGTATGAACATAATGGTAAGAACTTAATACATTACATCactgtattgctgctgctactgctaagtcacttcagtcgtgtccaactctgtgcaaccccatagacggcagcccaccaggcttccccgtccctgggattctccaggcaagaacagtggagtgggttgccatttccttctccaatgcatgaaagtgaaaagtgaaagtgaagtcgctcagtcgtgtccgactctagcgaccccatggactacagcctgccaggctcctccgtccatgggattttccaggcaagagtactggagtggggtgccattgccttctccgacatcacTGTATTacctgttattaaaaaaaaaaaaaaaaaaacacaaaacagcaTTATTgaggtatgggcttcccaggtggctcagtagtaaaaaatctgcctgccaaagtaggagacgtaggagacacaggttcaatccctgtgtcgggaagatctcctgaagcaggaaatggcaacccactctagtattcgtgcctggagaatcccatggactgaggatcctggtgggctgtagtccataggggtcacaaagaattggacatgactgagcaactgagcacattttgagatataattcacatactgtacaattcacccatttgaaATATACAGTTCAGTTTTTTTCTCATATACTTATGGGATTGTGCAATCAACTATCATAGCCcaatttttgaacatttttgtcATCCCCAAAAGAAGCCCCATTCCCATAAGCAATCTCCATTCCTATGTCTCTGCTGTTCTTTGCAACCACTATCCTACTTTTTTGTCTGCAGATTTGgctattctgaatattttctgagaaggaaatagtatagtatgtggtcttttgtgaccagcttattttatttagcataatactTACAGGGTTTATCCATATCACAGCATATATCAGtactttgttccttttatggctatataatattgcattgtatagaTACGCCACAGATAATTTATTCTTCAGCTAATAAGCATTTGgatatgtttctactttttgctaTTACGAATGATGCCGCTctgaacatttatgtacaagttttAGTGTAGAGATCTGTTTtagttctcttgggtatatacctaccAGTGGAAACGCTGGGTCATGaggtaataattatatatataactttttgaGAAATCACTAGTGTTTTCCAAACCAGCAGTgctgttttacattcccacctgcaACGAATGAAGGTTTCATTTTCTCTACAGCCTTGCTAATTACTGTCTCTTTCTAATTGTGTACAGTCTCGTAGGTGTGATGCAATATcgcattgtggttttgatatgcacTTCCCTGTTGATctctgatgttgagcatcttttcacgtacttattggccatttgtatattttctttggagaaatgtctttttctttagcccattttttaattgcttcAGTTGTCCGTTTATTACTGAGTTGTAAGATTTCTGTGTGAGTTCTGGATACCAGTCTGTTTTCAGATAACTGATTTGCTGGTATGTGGTTGACTCTTTGTGCATTCCACATCTGTGGTTGTGGAAGACAAACTGCTGTGCCATTTCATATGAGGGAtttgagcatccttggatttgGTATGTGTGGGAGGGCCCTGCAGCTGGTCTCCCTTGGATACCAAGGGACGCCTGTATTTATCTACTCTCtagttgtctttactttctagATGTGATGacacaaatgtttttatttttgaaaagtctGGTTCATCTATTTTTCTTATGTTGTTTGTGCTGTGGCGTTTTACCAAAGAAGGCTTTGCCTGATGCTGTTTGGTGGAGATTTATTTCCATCTGTTCTTCCAAGAACTTTATAGCTTAATGCATTTAGGTCTGTGGTCTGCTTTGAATTGGTTTTTGTGTATGGCGTAAGGTATGGAttaacattcttttgcatgtaaataTCCAGTTGTTTCAGaactgtttgttgaaaagactctttCTCCATTTAATTATATTGACACTCTTTTACAAATCAGTTCAAttctgttttcaattctcttcAGTTTATCCTCATGTCAGTTCCATCTGTTCTTGTATCAGAAGGACAGTGTTTGATGACTGAAGCTAGGATGTTGATAGAGGTTGTGCTGAATATGTAAGTCAGTTTGGGGAGTATTGccatcttggtggtggtggtttagtcactaagctgtgtctgattcttgcgatcccatggactgtaccctgccaggctcctctgtccgtaggattctccagacaagaatactggagtgggtatttccttctccaggggatcttcccaaccctgggtctcctgcattgcatgcagattctttaccaattgagctatgaaggaagccccattgccatcttaacaatattgaatctTTTGACCCATGAACTTGacttatctttatattttcttagaCTGTCTTTGATTTTGTTCAGTCACATTGTTCTGAGGTTTCCAGCATACAAGTcttatacttctttttaaaaaatttatacctTTTTGTGAAagtttgccaattttatttttagaatgttcATTACTAATGTATCCTGCAACCTAGGCAGACTAATAGTTCTAATAGTTCTTTGGTGAATTTCTCAGAATTTTCTATTTACAAAATGATATCATCTGCAAATGGGGAAATTTTTACTTCTTCCTATTTGCTTtggttgccttttattttttctttcctaattgctTCATCCAGAAGCCCAATTCCATGAGTTTGTGAAGAATTGGTATTAATTTTTCTTGGAATGTTTGCTGGAATTCACCAATGAAGCCATGTGGGCCTAGGTTTTTCTTCATGGGAAGCTTTCTAATtatgaattcaatttctttacttgTTATACATCTGCTGGTTTTTTTATTTCATGCTGAATTAGTTCTGGTAATTGTGTGTCTGTTAGTAATTTATTTGTCCATGTCATTAGATAGAAAGTTACTTAATTTGGCATACAGTTGTTCATATATTCACCTATAATCCTTTTTACTTTGCAAAATCTGTTATATTTTCCCTTCTTTCATGCATTTTAATTGTTGTCTCTTTTTGGACAAaactaaaggtttgtcaatttagttgatcttttcaaagaaccaacttttggctttgtaGGTTGTGTATTACTTGTTTTTTGCATTCATTCATCAAACGTTTATCAAATCCTTGATATACAGTCATGAGCAAAACATGTTTTCTACTCTCTCAAAACTCTCATTCTAGTGGGAAATGTAGATATTAAGCAAATAAATGGATAATTGTCATAAATgctgccaagaaaaaaaaaaatggagtgctGTGAGAGAGATGAGAGGAGCTGACTTTAGATCTGGTGACCAGGAAAGAGCTCTGGGGTGGCGGCATTTGGATGAAATGAAAAGGTGAGAAGGGCACCATCACTTCTGGGAGAGAATACTGGGGTGTTTTGTGGAGGTCTGGGGAGAGTGTTGTGGGTGACAGGAGCAGAGACGCCGAGGCCTCGTGGCCCTGGGCAGGAgcaggtggggaaggagggatgCTTGCTGAGGTGGGTGGAGTCACGCCATGTGAGGTTTTTGTGGACCATATTAAGGACTATGGGTTTTGTATCATCTGTTATCGACTTACAACTCTGATATACTTTTGTGAAAATTGAATAGTATGGACCTGTCTCGAGAGGCAGTTCTTTATCAACTCTGTGCTGGATGGCCTTCCTGCAGCCTgtcctcctccccatcctcctgcACATGGCTCAGCCTGCCCCCCACACGCCAGCCTTCCGCCCTTGTCATTTGCCCTTTCTGTGGTCAGCGGGCTCCTCATATCTTGGcttctctgctctttttttttttttttgatgctcagGGTTCAGCTGAAATAGATAGGCTTTGGTAAGTGCTCAGGGCTGCTGGAAATGTTGGGTGTGCCTGCAAAGGGCAGCTTCTGACTCTGAGGGCCCTCGGGGTCTTGCACTGTGTTTTGGTAGCAGCTGCTGCTCCTctaaatttctttctcttggaacTTTCTCTCATTCCCTCTGCTGGGGACTCTCGTGCCTGTTGTATTGTGTGGAAGCCGTCAGGAAACATGGTATTTTTATCTCTAGTTATTTTCCCATCCAGTACATACCTCTCCACTTAAATGTTTGAGAAGCAAGTGAAATACTTCAAATAAAATTCCAGATGATGACTCTGGCTTTGAGTACTGGATCGATATAAGGAATTGATTTTTACGCACCTTGCTTAGAGCAGACAATCCCGGgagagcagtgtgtacatatggGCTTGATGTCTAGCTGCAGGATTATATAAGAAATCGTGTACTGACCAGAATAAGAGCTAGAATCACTctcccttttttttaattaaaagaggaaaaaaaacagacttttccagtattttattttatttatttatttattttttaattttattttatttttaaactttacataactgtattagttttgcctacCAAACCCAGACTTTCACATTCTAGGTAGGAAAAATTCCAAGGCTGCAGGTCAAGGTCATCAGTTTCTTTTCTGAAGCAGAAATTTTTCTTCCATCTCATGTATTTCATtggaatgaagaaaggaaaaggagttaGTGTTTTGCCTTtatactgaaggaaaaaaaaaaaaagaaaaacaaatttttaaaaacaagaatttaaaaattttaaaaatagattagaGAGACAGATTTTATTATTGGCAATTGGAATGACCAATTCCAATTGGTCATTGGAAACCAAAGTAAACTGAAAGTTCTAGAACACATTTAGGCAGGTCAGAgcctatataaatttttttttaattgaaatattgttgatttacagtgttgtgttaatttctgctgtatagcaaaatgactgttatatacatatatac comes from the Bubalus kerabau isolate K-KA32 ecotype Philippines breed swamp buffalo chromosome 1, PCC_UOA_SB_1v2, whole genome shotgun sequence genome and includes:
- the NTPCR gene encoding cancer-related nucleoside-triphosphatase isoform X2 codes for the protein MARHVFLTGPPGVGKTTLIQKATEVLKSSGVPVDGFYTEEVRQGGRRIGFDVVTLSGIRGPLSRTGSEPLPGKRECRVGQYVVDLTSFEQLALPVLRNVTKENRNHLLPEIVTHMQSSRK